The following proteins are co-located in the Candidatus Paracaedibacter acanthamoebae genome:
- a CDS encoding hybrid sensor histidine kinase/response regulator gives MGRLLISIAIALLAGVWSVAFGYLSLTIQDWNEAISLLIIGSISFIGLIYWIRVVYQSRDLLSNTGHLQAAINALAPNIESITFNGDNKVVWSTHPNAYPTLTEFTRKLLNRVADPAAADKLKEMIDKRQRGELLFHGGGNGLGVDHKWFLFSLYPFEKNSFVSILRDVTAHFDPYYQLRQQFNQLQTFVDRAPFGIFYSSKQGIILGVNSTLCQWLELPRDEIIGRPVSDLIKDAESYRGMVRVFNKAGPSFKALLFKPDEDTQTKNRPSILCRLDNVTGLTGAELIQDSSYLDAAIPAVMVNQYGDITSCNPAFTTMLGELNPRGKFQDLVISSHRADVTERLKKSFDQRTMISPFEVRFEGDRLQTTAYPSKTMAKGGTAEIMLQFIDISEQKRLQGQFIQSQKMQAVGQLAGGIAHDFNNLLTAMIGYCDLLLQRYLPNDPSYNDVVQVKQNANRAANLVRQLLAFSRQQTLQPKVVNITDNLGELSSLLRRLIGAGIDLKMVHARDLWFVKADVGQLEQVIINLVVNARDAMKAGGTLTLRTSNVHYTKQQRYGHDVIPKGDYIAIDVIDTGTGIAPEHLDYIFEPFFSTKEVGEGTGLGLSTVYGIVKQTGGFVQVESSVGQGTTFKILLPRYVGSLEIEASKADHNIQDLTGGGRILLVEDEDAVRMFSARALREKGYTVLEANNGEAALNMVTKGEKFDVLITDVVMPKMDGPTLNKKVRDIYPDAKTIFISGYTEDTFRKNLDDDADIHFLPKPYTLKDLASKVKEVLTLE, from the coding sequence ATGGGACGCTTGCTAATTTCAATCGCAATTGCACTGCTAGCAGGAGTATGGTCGGTGGCCTTTGGTTATTTGAGTCTGACCATTCAAGATTGGAATGAAGCCATTAGTTTACTCATTATTGGCAGTATTTCATTTATAGGTCTTATCTATTGGATCCGCGTTGTCTATCAAAGCCGTGACCTTTTATCAAATACAGGTCATTTACAAGCAGCCATCAATGCATTGGCCCCCAATATTGAATCCATCACCTTTAATGGTGACAATAAGGTCGTTTGGTCTACCCATCCCAATGCCTATCCAACTCTCACAGAATTCACGCGTAAACTGCTTAATCGTGTCGCCGACCCCGCCGCCGCTGATAAACTTAAAGAAATGATCGATAAACGCCAGCGCGGTGAATTATTATTCCATGGCGGCGGCAATGGCCTAGGCGTTGATCACAAATGGTTCCTCTTTAGCCTTTATCCTTTTGAAAAAAACAGTTTTGTCAGCATATTGCGCGACGTGACAGCCCATTTTGATCCTTATTACCAATTACGCCAACAGTTTAATCAATTGCAGACGTTTGTTGATCGCGCCCCCTTTGGTATATTTTATAGCAGTAAGCAAGGAATTATCTTGGGCGTTAATTCAACTCTGTGTCAGTGGCTTGAGCTACCTCGAGATGAAATTATTGGTCGTCCTGTCAGCGACCTCATCAAAGACGCCGAATCTTATCGGGGGATGGTCCGTGTCTTTAATAAGGCTGGCCCCAGCTTTAAGGCCTTATTATTTAAACCCGATGAGGATACACAAACCAAAAATCGTCCGTCAATTCTCTGCCGTCTCGATAACGTAACAGGATTGACGGGGGCTGAACTTATCCAAGATAGTAGCTATTTGGATGCAGCAATTCCGGCCGTCATGGTCAACCAATATGGCGATATTACCTCGTGTAATCCAGCCTTCACCACCATGCTGGGGGAGCTGAATCCGCGCGGTAAATTTCAAGATCTGGTGATCTCTTCTCACCGCGCCGATGTGACTGAACGTCTTAAAAAATCCTTTGACCAACGAACGATGATTTCACCCTTTGAGGTTCGATTCGAAGGAGATCGTCTGCAAACCACAGCTTATCCGTCCAAAACCATGGCTAAAGGTGGAACAGCAGAAATTATGCTGCAATTTATTGATATTTCCGAACAAAAACGGCTGCAGGGACAATTTATTCAATCGCAAAAAATGCAAGCTGTGGGGCAGTTAGCCGGTGGTATTGCCCATGACTTTAACAATCTTTTAACGGCAATGATTGGCTATTGTGATTTGCTATTGCAACGGTATCTGCCAAATGATCCGTCCTATAATGATGTGGTTCAAGTTAAGCAAAATGCTAACCGTGCGGCTAATTTAGTTCGTCAATTATTAGCATTTTCCCGTCAACAGACCTTGCAACCAAAAGTCGTCAATATAACCGATAATTTAGGGGAACTTTCTAGCCTCTTACGGCGTTTGATCGGTGCCGGCATTGATCTAAAAATGGTTCATGCGCGGGATTTATGGTTCGTGAAAGCCGACGTCGGTCAATTGGAACAAGTCATCATCAATTTGGTGGTGAACGCCCGGGATGCCATGAAAGCGGGCGGCACGTTGACGCTGCGAACCTCTAACGTTCACTATACCAAGCAACAACGCTATGGTCATGATGTGATCCCAAAGGGTGATTACATCGCTATTGATGTCATTGATACGGGGACGGGAATTGCTCCTGAACATCTAGACTATATTTTTGAACCGTTTTTCTCAACGAAGGAAGTTGGGGAGGGTACAGGTTTAGGTCTGTCCACTGTCTATGGAATCGTCAAGCAAACAGGCGGTTTTGTTCAAGTGGAAAGCAGCGTCGGTCAGGGCACAACCTTTAAAATCTTATTACCGCGTTATGTCGGTTCCCTGGAAATAGAAGCTTCAAAAGCGGATCATAATATCCAAGACTTAACCGGGGGTGGGCGAATTCTGCTCGTCGAAGACGAAGATGCTGTCCGCATGTTTAGTGCGCGCGCTCTTCGGGAAAAGGGATACACCGTTCTTGAAGCCAACAATGGTGAGGCAGCTTTAAATATGGTTACAAAAGGTGAAAAATTTGATGTTTTAATTACGGACGTTGTCATGCCAAAGATGGACGGTCCTACCCTGAACAAAAAAGTAAGGGATATTTACCCCGACGCAAAAACTATCTTTATTTCTGGTTATACGGAAGATACGTTCCGCAAGAATTTAGATGATGATGCCGATATTCATTTCTTACCAAAACCATATACTTTAAAAGATTTAGCCTCAAAGGTGAAAGAAGTGCTGACCTTAGAATAA
- a CDS encoding DUF2608 domain-containing protein — MYPIIHDFSSLNSLVEDSTPDTLFIFDVDYVLLIPQDRVFWPVGRDIALKLYNLLIDPLPKDLREKLISITLQQAKVQLMDEGLPFLFSQLLAKNRKFIALTACDVGQRGEIEKLEDWRCNQLKELGFIFDISFPQQQRIVLDQLPAQPYSYPVFQEGVIFSTNYPKGEALGAFLDLISFKPDLIIFIDDKIEHLQSVHKATKVRHINYRGFHFRKAYSVEGSLDEKIVEMQYKHLLNNLRWLSDQEAKELLT, encoded by the coding sequence ATGTATCCTATCATTCATGATTTTTCTTCCCTTAATTCTTTAGTGGAGGATTCCACGCCAGACACGCTGTTTATATTTGATGTCGATTATGTTCTTCTTATTCCCCAAGATCGCGTTTTTTGGCCTGTGGGAAGAGATATTGCCTTAAAATTATACAATTTATTGATCGATCCTTTGCCAAAAGATTTACGTGAAAAATTAATAAGTATTACCCTACAACAAGCCAAAGTGCAATTGATGGATGAAGGCCTCCCGTTCCTTTTTTCTCAATTATTGGCAAAGAATAGAAAGTTTATTGCGCTGACGGCTTGTGATGTTGGCCAAAGGGGTGAAATCGAAAAATTAGAAGACTGGCGGTGTAATCAACTTAAAGAGCTTGGTTTTATCTTTGATATTTCATTCCCGCAGCAGCAAAGAATTGTTCTCGATCAACTGCCTGCGCAACCCTATTCTTATCCTGTTTTTCAGGAAGGGGTTATTTTCAGTACAAATTATCCGAAGGGGGAAGCCCTGGGAGCTTTCTTAGATCTCATTAGCTTTAAGCCTGATCTTATTATCTTTATTGATGATAAAATTGAACATTTACAGTCCGTACATAAAGCAACTAAAGTACGACATATTAATTATCGTGGCTTTCATTTTAGGAAAGCATATTCGGTAGAGGGATCGTTAGATGAGAAAATAGTTGAGATGCAATATAAGCATTTACTTAATAATCTACGATGGTTGAGCGACCAGGAAGCCAAAGAACTCCTGACTTAA
- a CDS encoding DUF2608 domain-containing protein encodes MMVCSLSLATEARHSFVTVNSINETKNYLAQANKDSLIFIDVDSTLTMPSDPYLRRHAIQNHKKIYNSLVNDLTPNQTRIFKHLMVMESSSQLVEKDWPTIISALQAKGIKILAFTAAKTGPIKSVLSSFPNWRYGELSRLGIDFSPAFPGAILFENLEDFGNDHPGIEKGIVYCGHQLSKGDLIYSVLKAMKFAPSLIILIDDKWENLGAVSKAIHYSFPNMRFIGIHYKAMNHIERPPTDERIFYKKFKSLIEKAKEIAF; translated from the coding sequence ATGATGGTTTGTTCTTTATCTTTGGCCACCGAAGCGCGCCATTCTTTTGTAACCGTTAATTCTATTAATGAGACTAAAAATTATTTAGCTCAAGCCAATAAAGACTCTCTTATATTTATTGACGTTGACTCGACCTTAACGATGCCTTCTGATCCTTATTTAAGACGCCATGCCATACAAAACCATAAAAAAATTTATAACAGTCTGGTAAATGATTTAACACCGAATCAAACTCGTATTTTTAAGCATCTCATGGTGATGGAAAGTTCTTCCCAATTGGTGGAAAAGGATTGGCCAACCATTATCAGCGCCTTGCAAGCAAAAGGAATCAAAATTCTGGCTTTCACAGCCGCTAAAACAGGACCGATTAAATCAGTTTTATCCAGCTTTCCCAACTGGCGTTATGGAGAGCTGAGTCGATTGGGAATTGACTTTTCTCCAGCGTTTCCTGGGGCGATCTTGTTTGAAAATTTAGAAGATTTTGGTAATGACCACCCCGGTATTGAAAAAGGTATTGTGTATTGTGGACATCAACTCTCAAAAGGGGACCTTATCTACTCCGTTTTAAAAGCAATGAAATTTGCCCCTTCTTTAATTATTCTAATTGATGATAAATGGGAAAATCTTGGAGCTGTGTCCAAGGCCATTCACTACTCTTTCCCCAACATGCGCTTTATAGGAATTCATTATAAAGCGATGAACCATATAGAACGACCTCCAACGGACGAACGTATTTTTTATAAAAAATTTAAATCTTTAATAGAGAAGGCTAAAGAAATTGCTTTTTAG
- a CDS encoding MFS transporter produces MRLLSSLKHNKNDAVGLLQVGTFLEYFDLMLYVHMAVLLNELFFPKVDPHTTALLSAFAFCSTYVLRPVGALIFGFIGDYMGRKTTVIMTTIMMGISCMIMATLPTYAQIGITASWGVTICRILQGLSCQGEIIGAEIYLTEVTKPPLRYLVVSLTSFSASLGGMIALGLAIMLLKLEINWRMAFWIGAAISSIGLIARTQLQETSEFLRTKRLQKKRKAHPTAKNLSSASSSSDKINTSTFMAYFLISCGYPACFYLAYIHFGNVLKTTYHYTSEQVIQHNFILSVAQCLSFLVYSLLSYKINPLRILKFRLLIFWPIVLLYPYWLSIIHSPSQLLMFQFLIMVFGIMDVPAAGLMMNHFPTLKRFTSTSLIYAFSRMIIYLVTSFGFVYLTQAMSYYGIWLILAVLCLGFNWAIRYFENLEGLKDGSSFLEESARWLNKMKHINFKNKFFHDVK; encoded by the coding sequence ATGCGTCTCCTCTCGAGTCTTAAACACAACAAGAATGATGCGGTCGGTCTTTTGCAGGTCGGGACCTTTCTGGAATATTTTGATCTGATGCTGTATGTCCATATGGCTGTTTTATTGAACGAGCTCTTTTTTCCGAAAGTAGATCCTCATACAACCGCTCTCCTTTCTGCCTTTGCTTTTTGTTCCACATATGTTTTACGGCCGGTAGGGGCTCTTATATTCGGCTTTATTGGCGATTATATGGGTAGGAAGACAACAGTTATTATGACGACGATCATGATGGGAATTTCGTGTATGATTATGGCAACCTTGCCCACCTATGCTCAAATCGGAATTACAGCATCGTGGGGGGTTACGATCTGTCGAATCCTTCAGGGATTATCCTGCCAAGGAGAGATTATTGGGGCGGAAATTTATTTAACAGAGGTAACAAAACCCCCTTTACGATATCTTGTCGTTTCTCTGACATCATTTTCGGCGTCTTTGGGGGGAATGATTGCGCTTGGTTTAGCCATTATGCTCTTAAAGTTGGAAATTAATTGGCGAATGGCTTTTTGGATTGGTGCCGCTATTTCCTCAATCGGTCTTATTGCCCGCACTCAACTACAAGAAACATCCGAATTTTTAAGAACGAAGAGACTGCAAAAAAAACGTAAAGCGCACCCGACAGCTAAAAATTTATCATCAGCCTCTTCCTCCTCTGATAAAATTAATACCTCAACCTTTATGGCCTACTTTTTAATTTCTTGCGGTTATCCGGCGTGTTTTTATCTGGCTTATATCCATTTCGGAAATGTTTTAAAAACAACTTATCATTATACGTCGGAACAGGTTATTCAGCACAATTTTATTCTTTCTGTTGCTCAATGTCTCAGTTTTTTGGTCTACTCTCTTTTAAGCTATAAAATCAACCCCTTACGCATCCTTAAATTCAGGTTATTAATATTTTGGCCGATCGTTCTTTTATACCCTTATTGGTTAAGTATTATTCATTCTCCGTCGCAATTATTGATGTTTCAGTTCCTGATAATGGTGTTTGGCATTATGGATGTGCCGGCAGCTGGTCTTATGATGAATCATTTTCCCACTCTAAAACGATTTACAAGCACGAGCCTTATCTATGCTTTTTCAAGAATGATCATCTACCTCGTGACTTCATTTGGATTTGTTTATTTGACCCAAGCGATGAGCTATTATGGAATATGGTTAATCTTAGCCGTTTTATGCTTAGGATTTAATTGGGCTATACGCTATTTTGAAAACCTTGAAGGATTAAAGGATGGTTCCTCTTTCCTAGAAGAAAGCGCCCGATGGCTTAATAAAATGAAGCACATTAATTTCAAAAATAAATTTTTTCACGACGTCAAATGA
- the lipB gene encoding lipoyl(octanoyl) transferase LipB: MVEWITAPGLVSYPEAISFMENRIQHIHQGGSECIWLLEHPPLYTAGTSAKALDLVDSDRFPVFETGRGGQFTYHGPGQRVVYVMLDLNRRVPDLRQYVAMLENWVIKTLAEFGIQGFQRQGRVGIWVNTPTGEEKIAAIGVRVSKWITYHGLAINVNPDLEHFSGIVPCGLPHFGVTSFHKLGKPITMIELDQALIQVWEKL; the protein is encoded by the coding sequence ATGGTTGAATGGATTACAGCTCCAGGCTTAGTCTCTTATCCTGAGGCGATTTCCTTTATGGAAAATCGAATTCAACATATCCACCAGGGTGGCTCAGAATGTATTTGGTTATTGGAACACCCTCCTCTTTATACGGCAGGAACCAGTGCAAAAGCATTAGATTTAGTGGATTCGGATCGATTCCCTGTTTTTGAAACCGGGCGGGGTGGGCAATTTACCTATCATGGGCCAGGACAGCGGGTTGTCTATGTGATGTTAGATCTCAATCGACGTGTTCCTGATTTACGGCAGTATGTAGCGATGTTGGAAAATTGGGTAATCAAAACCCTTGCTGAATTTGGTATCCAGGGATTTCAACGTCAAGGACGGGTGGGGATTTGGGTTAATACACCAACCGGTGAAGAGAAAATTGCTGCGATTGGAGTACGCGTGTCAAAATGGATTACCTATCACGGTCTAGCGATTAATGTTAATCCCGATTTAGAGCATTTTTCTGGCATTGTTCCATGTGGTTTGCCCCACTTTGGCGTGACTTCCTTTCATAAACTGGGTAAACCCATCACAATGATTGAGCTTGACCAAGCCCTAATTCAGGTATGGGAAAAGCTATAG
- a CDS encoding aminotransferase class I/II-fold pyridoxal phosphate-dependent enzyme: MVSPFQKALAEKVKAGTKRDLKLRHGCSLDFTSNDYLALSSHPAVIQAAKAALDSYGTGATGARLLSGNSKPLEDLEIELAQLKDQQAALVFNTGFQANLTILGTLLSNQYYDKTPIVFSDRLNHASIHQGCQLAGARQHRYHHVDYDHLHSLIKKHAVPGHPHFILTESVFGMDGDVADLGIICDLAETVGAYVYVDEAHATGVLGDNGSGLSSAYANRLFGVMGTFSKALGGFGAYFAGSQELKDFLINFAPGFIYSTALPPATIAANHQAIKLLPTLQQERQHLQALAQQLRSHLSQMGFNTGQSTTHIIPLILGDVEKATKLQHHLIDGGILTSLIRPPTVPPHTSRLRLALQAKHTVDDIKLLTDVMAQF; encoded by the coding sequence ATGGTTTCCCCTTTTCAAAAAGCGCTTGCAGAAAAAGTCAAGGCTGGAACAAAACGAGATTTAAAACTCCGCCACGGCTGCAGCTTAGATTTTACCAGTAATGACTATTTAGCCTTATCATCCCATCCTGCCGTTATCCAGGCCGCTAAGGCTGCCTTAGACTCCTATGGGACAGGCGCGACAGGCGCTCGCTTACTGAGTGGCAATTCTAAACCTCTTGAAGATTTAGAGATTGAGTTAGCTCAGCTGAAAGACCAGCAAGCAGCCCTTGTTTTTAATACTGGCTTTCAAGCCAATCTAACCATCCTGGGAACCTTATTATCTAATCAATACTACGACAAAACACCCATAGTTTTTTCTGATCGGCTTAATCATGCCAGTATACACCAAGGCTGCCAGTTAGCAGGTGCACGTCAGCATCGCTATCATCATGTGGATTATGATCACCTGCATTCCCTCATTAAAAAACACGCTGTACCCGGTCATCCTCATTTTATTCTGACAGAATCTGTATTTGGTATGGACGGGGATGTAGCCGATTTAGGAATAATTTGTGATTTGGCCGAAACAGTCGGCGCTTATGTCTATGTGGACGAAGCCCATGCCACAGGAGTTTTAGGGGATAACGGAAGCGGTCTCAGTTCAGCCTATGCCAATCGTCTTTTTGGGGTTATGGGGACCTTCAGCAAAGCCTTGGGCGGATTTGGCGCTTATTTTGCCGGCTCTCAAGAGCTTAAGGATTTTTTGATTAATTTTGCCCCGGGATTCATTTACTCAACCGCCTTGCCACCGGCAACAATTGCGGCTAACCATCAGGCTATCAAATTGCTGCCCACCTTGCAGCAGGAGCGTCAGCATCTTCAGGCTTTAGCTCAGCAACTCCGATCTCATCTCTCTCAGATGGGATTTAATACAGGTCAATCAACCACACATATTATTCCTCTTATCTTAGGTGATGTCGAGAAAGCCACCAAGCTTCAGCACCATCTGATAGACGGTGGAATCTTAACCTCGCTGATTCGTCCTCCCACGGTTCCCCCTCATACCAGTCGGTTAAGGCTTGCTTTACAGGCTAAACATACAGTTGATGACATCAAGCTTCTGACTGACGTTATGGCACAGTTCTAA
- a CDS encoding dienelactone hydrolase family protein, with translation MLTTHEIRPLYDGNQRLDFYYSYPDKPQGRLPAVLIFSPWSGRNHFAEHKANLLAQTGYIGIAVDLYGDGKTGETKAECSALMRPFIEDRQFLKNRITTIINHLKQDPTIDDQKIVVMGYCFGGLCALDTVRNNLGVCAGISIHGLYSKPDYKLPSLYGAKLLTLHGQKDPMVPAQDVHAFQQELQNAEVDWQMIIYGLGYHAFTNPEVPNDPHFGTVFNASLDNRTTVYVNAFLKEILG, from the coding sequence ATGCTAACAACTCACGAAATTCGCCCCCTTTATGATGGTAACCAACGTCTTGATTTCTATTATAGTTATCCTGACAAGCCCCAGGGCCGCCTTCCAGCTGTTCTGATTTTTTCCCCTTGGTCGGGACGCAATCATTTCGCCGAGCATAAAGCCAATTTGTTGGCCCAAACGGGGTATATTGGTATCGCAGTCGATCTGTATGGCGATGGTAAAACGGGCGAAACAAAGGCTGAATGCTCAGCGTTGATGAGACCTTTTATAGAAGATCGTCAATTTCTAAAGAACAGAATTACCACCATTATTAACCATCTAAAGCAAGATCCCACCATTGATGATCAGAAAATTGTCGTGATGGGGTATTGTTTTGGCGGTTTATGCGCTCTTGATACAGTCCGTAACAATTTAGGCGTTTGTGCCGGCATCAGCATTCATGGGTTATATAGCAAACCGGATTATAAATTGCCTTCGCTCTATGGGGCTAAGCTTTTAACCTTGCACGGTCAAAAAGATCCCATGGTACCTGCCCAGGATGTTCACGCTTTTCAACAGGAATTACAAAATGCTGAGGTCGATTGGCAAATGATCATTTATGGCCTCGGTTATCATGCATTTACCAACCCCGAAGTTCCCAATGACCCCCACTTTGGCACTGTCTTTAACGCATCCTTGGATAATCGAACAACAGTCTATGTGAACGCCTTTCTAAAGGAAATTTTGGGGTAA
- the ssb gene encoding single-stranded DNA-binding protein yields MAGSVNKVTLIGRLGKDPEVRNSPDGSKIVTMSVATSETWKDRASGERKERTEWHRVVIFNEKLGEIAERYLKKGGQVYLEGSLQTRKWTDPQGIEKYTTEVVIQRYRGELTLLESKGGSEGYSNDFDTSPLGSGGGSSDPFSVAPAGGSKGFDDLNDDIPF; encoded by the coding sequence ATGGCTGGTTCAGTAAATAAAGTGACTTTGATTGGTCGGTTAGGTAAAGATCCTGAGGTTCGCAACAGTCCAGATGGATCAAAAATTGTAACTATGTCCGTTGCAACCAGTGAGACGTGGAAAGATCGAGCCAGCGGGGAACGCAAAGAACGTACCGAATGGCACCGGGTCGTTATTTTTAACGAAAAGCTGGGTGAAATTGCCGAACGCTATTTGAAAAAAGGGGGTCAGGTTTATCTTGAAGGTTCTTTACAAACCCGTAAATGGACAGACCCTCAAGGAATAGAAAAATATACAACTGAAGTTGTTATCCAACGCTATCGCGGGGAGTTAACTTTGTTAGAATCTAAAGGGGGATCAGAAGGGTATTCCAATGACTTTGATACCTCACCTTTAGGTTCTGGTGGTGGGAGCAGCGATCCTTTTAGCGTGGCACCAGCGGGTGGATCCAAAGGGTTTGATGATTTAAACGATGATATTCCGTTTTAA